A DNA window from Gorilla gorilla gorilla isolate KB3781 chromosome 19, NHGRI_mGorGor1-v2.1_pri, whole genome shotgun sequence contains the following coding sequences:
- the AURKB gene encoding aurora kinase B isoform X3, with protein sequence MAQKENAYPWPYGPQTAPSGLSTLPQRVLRKEPVTPSALVLMSRSNVQPTAAPGQKGMENSSGTPNILTRHFTIDDFEIGRPLGKALLCLWPEASSVSSPSHPNILRLYNYFYDRRRIYLILEYAPRGELYKELQKSRTFDEQRTATIMEELADALMYCHGKKVIHRDIKPENLLLGLKGELKIADFGWSVHAPSLRRKTMCGTLDYLPPEMIEGRTHNEKVDLWCIGVLCYELLVGNPPFESASHNETYRRIVKVDLKFPASVPTGAQDLISKLLRHNPSERLPLAQVSAHPWVRANSRRVLPPSALQSVA encoded by the exons ATGGCCCAGAAGGAGAACGCCTACCCCTGGCCCTACGGCCCGCAGACG GCTCCATCTGGCCTGAGCACCCTGCCCCAGCGAGTCCTTCGGAAAGAGCCTGTCACCCCATCTGCACTTGTCCTCATGAGCCGCTCCAATGTCCAGCCCACAG CTGCCCCTGGCCAGAAGGGGATGGAGAATAGCAGTGGGACACCCAACATCTTAAC GCGGCACTTCACAATTGATGACTTTGAGATTGGGCGTCCTCTGGGCAAAG CTCTTTTATGCCTTTGGCCTGAGGCCTCCTCTGTCTCTTCCCCCAGCCATCCCAACATCCTGCGTCTCTACAACTATTTTTATGACCGGAGGAGGATCTACTTGATTCTAGAGTATGCCCCCCGCGGTGAGCTCTACAAGGAGCTGCAGAAGAGCCGCACATTTGACGAGCAGCGAACAGCCACG ATCATGGAGGAGTTGGCAGATGCTCTAATGTACTGCCATGGGAAGAAGGTGATTCACAGAGACATAAAGCCAGAAAATCTGCTCTTAGGGCTCAAGGGCGAGCTGAAGATTGCTGACTTCGGCTGGTCTGTGCATGCGCCCTCCCTGAG GAGGAAGACAATGTGTGGCACCCTGGACTACCTGCCCCCAGAGATGATTGAGGGGCGCACGCACAATGAGAAGGTGGATCTGTGGTGCATTGGAGTGCTTTGCTATGAGCTGCTGGTGGGGAACCCACCCTTTGAGAGTGCATCACACAACGAGACCTATCGCCGCATCGTCAAG GTGGACCTAAAGTTCCCCGCTTCTGTGCCCACGGGAGCCCAGGACCTCATCTCCAAACTGCTCAGGCATAACCCCTCAGAAAGGCTGCCCCTGGCCCAGGTCTCAGCCCACCCTTGGGTCCGGGCCAACTCTCGGAGGGTGCTGCCTCCCTCTGCCCTTCAATCTGTCGCCTGA
- the AURKB gene encoding aurora kinase B isoform X4, protein MSRSNVQPTAAPGQKGMENSSGTPNILTRRHFTIDDFEIGRPLGKGKFGNVYLAREKKSHFIVALKVLFKSQIEKEGVEHQLRREIEIQAHLHHPNILRLYNYFYDRRRIYLILEYAPRGELYKELQKSRTFDEQRTATIMEELADALMYCHGKKVIHRDIKPENLLLGLKGELKIADFGWSVHAPSLRRKTMCGTLDYLPPEMIEGRTHNEKVDLWCIGVLCYELLVGNPPFESASHNETYRRIVKVDLKFPASVPTGAQDLISKLLRHNPSERLPLAQVSAHPWVRANSRRVLPPSALQSVA, encoded by the exons ATGAGCCGCTCCAATGTCCAGCCCACAG CTGCCCCTGGCCAGAAGGGGATGGAGAATAGCAGTGGGACACCCAACATCTTAAC CAGGCGGCACTTCACAATTGATGACTTTGAGATTGGGCGTCCTCTGGGCAAAGGCAAGTTTGGAAACGTGTACTTGGCTCGGGAGAAGAAAAGCCATTTCATCGTGGCGCTCAAGGTCCTCTTCAAGTCCCAGATAGAGAAGGAGGGCGTGGAGCATCAGCTGCGCAGAGAGATCGAAATCCAGGCCCACCTGCA CCATCCCAACATCCTGCGTCTCTACAACTATTTTTATGACCGGAGGAGGATCTACTTGATTCTAGAGTATGCCCCCCGCGGTGAGCTCTACAAGGAGCTGCAGAAGAGCCGCACATTTGACGAGCAGCGAACAGCCACG ATCATGGAGGAGTTGGCAGATGCTCTAATGTACTGCCATGGGAAGAAGGTGATTCACAGAGACATAAAGCCAGAAAATCTGCTCTTAGGGCTCAAGGGCGAGCTGAAGATTGCTGACTTCGGCTGGTCTGTGCATGCGCCCTCCCTGAG GAGGAAGACAATGTGTGGCACCCTGGACTACCTGCCCCCAGAGATGATTGAGGGGCGCACGCACAATGAGAAGGTGGATCTGTGGTGCATTGGAGTGCTTTGCTATGAGCTGCTGGTGGGGAACCCACCCTTTGAGAGTGCATCACACAACGAGACCTATCGCCGCATCGTCAAG GTGGACCTAAAGTTCCCCGCTTCTGTGCCCACGGGAGCCCAGGACCTCATCTCCAAACTGCTCAGGCATAACCCCTCAGAAAGGCTGCCCCTGGCCCAGGTCTCAGCCCACCCTTGGGTCCGGGCCAACTCTCGGAGGGTGCTGCCTCCCTCTGCCCTTCAATCTGTCGCCTGA
- the AURKB gene encoding aurora kinase B isoform X1: protein MAQKENAYPWPYGPQTAPSGLSTLPQRVLRKEPVTPSALVLMSRSNVQPTAAPGQKGMENSSGTPNILTRHFTIDDFEIGRPLGKGKFGNVYLAREKKSHFIVALKVLFKSQIEKEGVEHQLRREIEIQAHLHHPNILRLYNYFYDRRRIYLILEYAPRGELYKELQKSRTFDEQRTATIMEELADALMYCHGKKVIHRDIKPENLLLGLKGELKIADFGWSVHAPSLRRKTMCGTLDYLPPEMIEGRTHNEKVDLWCIGVLCYELLVGNPPFESASHNETYRRIVKVDLKFPASVPTGAQDLISKLLRHNPSERLPLAQVSAHPWVRANSRRVLPPSALQSVA from the exons ATGGCCCAGAAGGAGAACGCCTACCCCTGGCCCTACGGCCCGCAGACG GCTCCATCTGGCCTGAGCACCCTGCCCCAGCGAGTCCTTCGGAAAGAGCCTGTCACCCCATCTGCACTTGTCCTCATGAGCCGCTCCAATGTCCAGCCCACAG CTGCCCCTGGCCAGAAGGGGATGGAGAATAGCAGTGGGACACCCAACATCTTAAC GCGGCACTTCACAATTGATGACTTTGAGATTGGGCGTCCTCTGGGCAAAGGCAAGTTTGGAAACGTGTACTTGGCTCGGGAGAAGAAAAGCCATTTCATCGTGGCGCTCAAGGTCCTCTTCAAGTCCCAGATAGAGAAGGAGGGCGTGGAGCATCAGCTGCGCAGAGAGATCGAAATCCAGGCCCACCTGCA CCATCCCAACATCCTGCGTCTCTACAACTATTTTTATGACCGGAGGAGGATCTACTTGATTCTAGAGTATGCCCCCCGCGGTGAGCTCTACAAGGAGCTGCAGAAGAGCCGCACATTTGACGAGCAGCGAACAGCCACG ATCATGGAGGAGTTGGCAGATGCTCTAATGTACTGCCATGGGAAGAAGGTGATTCACAGAGACATAAAGCCAGAAAATCTGCTCTTAGGGCTCAAGGGCGAGCTGAAGATTGCTGACTTCGGCTGGTCTGTGCATGCGCCCTCCCTGAG GAGGAAGACAATGTGTGGCACCCTGGACTACCTGCCCCCAGAGATGATTGAGGGGCGCACGCACAATGAGAAGGTGGATCTGTGGTGCATTGGAGTGCTTTGCTATGAGCTGCTGGTGGGGAACCCACCCTTTGAGAGTGCATCACACAACGAGACCTATCGCCGCATCGTCAAG GTGGACCTAAAGTTCCCCGCTTCTGTGCCCACGGGAGCCCAGGACCTCATCTCCAAACTGCTCAGGCATAACCCCTCAGAAAGGCTGCCCCTGGCCCAGGTCTCAGCCCACCCTTGGGTCCGGGCCAACTCTCGGAGGGTGCTGCCTCCCTCTGCCCTTCAATCTGTCGCCTGA
- the AURKB gene encoding aurora kinase B isoform X5, which produces MPPAVSSTRSCRRAAHLTSSEQPRSGRIMEELADALMYCHGKKVIHRDIKPENLLLGLKGELKIADFGWSVHAPSLRRKTMCGTLDYLPPEMIEGRTHNEKVDLWCIGVLCYELLVGNPPFESASHNETYRRIVKVDLKFPASVPTGAQDLISKLLRHNPSERLPLAQVSAHPWVRANSRRVLPPSALQSVA; this is translated from the exons ATGCCCCCCGCGGTGAGCTCTACAAGGAGCTGCAGAAGAGCCGCACATTTGACGAGCAGCGAACAGCCACGGTCCGGGCGG ATCATGGAGGAGTTGGCAGATGCTCTAATGTACTGCCATGGGAAGAAGGTGATTCACAGAGACATAAAGCCAGAAAATCTGCTCTTAGGGCTCAAGGGCGAGCTGAAGATTGCTGACTTCGGCTGGTCTGTGCATGCGCCCTCCCTGAG GAGGAAGACAATGTGTGGCACCCTGGACTACCTGCCCCCAGAGATGATTGAGGGGCGCACGCACAATGAGAAGGTGGATCTGTGGTGCATTGGAGTGCTTTGCTATGAGCTGCTGGTGGGGAACCCACCCTTTGAGAGTGCATCACACAACGAGACCTATCGCCGCATCGTCAAG GTGGACCTAAAGTTCCCCGCTTCTGTGCCCACGGGAGCCCAGGACCTCATCTCCAAACTGCTCAGGCATAACCCCTCAGAAAGGCTGCCCCTGGCCCAGGTCTCAGCCCACCCTTGGGTCCGGGCCAACTCTCGGAGGGTGCTGCCTCCCTCTGCCCTTCAATCTGTCGCCTGA
- the AURKB gene encoding aurora kinase B isoform X2: MAQKENAYPWPYGPQTAPSGLSTLPQRVLRKEPVTPSALVLMSRSNVQPTAAPGQKGMENSSGTPNILTRRHFTIDDFEIGRPLGKALLCLWPEASSVSSPSHPNILRLYNYFYDRRRIYLILEYAPRGELYKELQKSRTFDEQRTATIMEELADALMYCHGKKVIHRDIKPENLLLGLKGELKIADFGWSVHAPSLRRKTMCGTLDYLPPEMIEGRTHNEKVDLWCIGVLCYELLVGNPPFESASHNETYRRIVKVDLKFPASVPTGAQDLISKLLRHNPSERLPLAQVSAHPWVRANSRRVLPPSALQSVA; this comes from the exons ATGGCCCAGAAGGAGAACGCCTACCCCTGGCCCTACGGCCCGCAGACG GCTCCATCTGGCCTGAGCACCCTGCCCCAGCGAGTCCTTCGGAAAGAGCCTGTCACCCCATCTGCACTTGTCCTCATGAGCCGCTCCAATGTCCAGCCCACAG CTGCCCCTGGCCAGAAGGGGATGGAGAATAGCAGTGGGACACCCAACATCTTAAC CAGGCGGCACTTCACAATTGATGACTTTGAGATTGGGCGTCCTCTGGGCAAAG CTCTTTTATGCCTTTGGCCTGAGGCCTCCTCTGTCTCTTCCCCCAGCCATCCCAACATCCTGCGTCTCTACAACTATTTTTATGACCGGAGGAGGATCTACTTGATTCTAGAGTATGCCCCCCGCGGTGAGCTCTACAAGGAGCTGCAGAAGAGCCGCACATTTGACGAGCAGCGAACAGCCACG ATCATGGAGGAGTTGGCAGATGCTCTAATGTACTGCCATGGGAAGAAGGTGATTCACAGAGACATAAAGCCAGAAAATCTGCTCTTAGGGCTCAAGGGCGAGCTGAAGATTGCTGACTTCGGCTGGTCTGTGCATGCGCCCTCCCTGAG GAGGAAGACAATGTGTGGCACCCTGGACTACCTGCCCCCAGAGATGATTGAGGGGCGCACGCACAATGAGAAGGTGGATCTGTGGTGCATTGGAGTGCTTTGCTATGAGCTGCTGGTGGGGAACCCACCCTTTGAGAGTGCATCACACAACGAGACCTATCGCCGCATCGTCAAG GTGGACCTAAAGTTCCCCGCTTCTGTGCCCACGGGAGCCCAGGACCTCATCTCCAAACTGCTCAGGCATAACCCCTCAGAAAGGCTGCCCCTGGCCCAGGTCTCAGCCCACCCTTGGGTCCGGGCCAACTCTCGGAGGGTGCTGCCTCCCTCTGCCCTTCAATCTGTCGCCTGA
- the AURKB gene encoding aurora kinase B isoform X6, with protein sequence MAQKENAYPWPYGPQTAPSGLSTLPQRVLRKEPVTPSALVLMSRSNVQPTAAPGQKGMENSSGTPNILTRRHFTIDDFEIGRPLGKGKFGNVYLAREKKSHFIVALKVLFKSQIEKEGVEHQLRREIEIQAHLHHPNILRLYNYFYDRRRIYLILEYAPRGELYKELQKSRTFDEQRTATIMEELADALMYCHGKKVIHRDIKPENLLLGLKGELKIADFGWSVHAPSLRRKTMCGTLDYLPPEMIEGRTHNEKVDLWCIGVLCYELLVGNPPFESASHNETYRRIVKVDLKFPASVPTGAQDLISKLLRHNPSERLPLAQVSAHPWVRANSRRVLPPSALQSVA encoded by the exons ATGGCCCAGAAGGAGAACGCCTACCCCTGGCCCTACGGCCCGCAGACG GCTCCATCTGGCCTGAGCACCCTGCCCCAGCGAGTCCTTCGGAAAGAGCCTGTCACCCCATCTGCACTTGTCCTCATGAGCCGCTCCAATGTCCAGCCCACAG CTGCCCCTGGCCAGAAGGGGATGGAGAATAGCAGTGGGACACCCAACATCTTAAC CAGGCGGCACTTCACAATTGATGACTTTGAGATTGGGCGTCCTCTGGGCAAAGGCAAGTTTGGAAACGTGTACTTGGCTCGGGAGAAGAAAAGCCATTTCATCGTGGCGCTCAAGGTCCTCTTCAAGTCCCAGATAGAGAAGGAGGGCGTGGAGCATCAGCTGCGCAGAGAGATCGAAATCCAGGCCCACCTGCA CCATCCCAACATCCTGCGTCTCTACAACTATTTTTATGACCGGAGGAGGATCTACTTGATTCTAGAGTATGCCCCCCGCGGTGAGCTCTACAAGGAGCTGCAGAAGAGCCGCACATTTGACGAGCAGCGAACAGCCACG ATCATGGAGGAGTTGGCAGATGCTCTAATGTACTGCCATGGGAAGAAGGTGATTCACAGAGACATAAAGCCAGAAAATCTGCTCTTAGGGCTCAAGGGCGAGCTGAAGATTGCTGACTTCGGCTGGTCTGTGCATGCGCCCTCCCTGAG GAGGAAGACAATGTGTGGCACCCTGGACTACCTGCCCCCAGAGATGATTGAGGGGCGCACGCACAATGAGAAGGTGGATCTGTGGTGCATTGGAGTGCTTTGCTATGAGCTGCTGGTGGGGAACCCACCCTTTGAGAGTGCATCACACAACGAGACCTATCGCCGCATCGTCAAG GTGGACCTAAAGTTCCCCGCTTCTGTGCCCACGGGAGCCCAGGACCTCATCTCCAAACTGCTCAGGCATAACCCCTCAGAAAGGCTGCCCCTGGCCCAGGTCTCAGCCCACCCTTGGGTCCGGGCCAACTCTCGGAGGGTGCTGCCTCCCTCTGCCCTTCAATCTGTCGCCTGA